The genomic stretch GGCGTTGTAAGAATGGTTATGATAGGGAGCGTGAGGATATAGAGCGTGTCAGGGCGTTATGTATGCGTCATGGCGTTGCCTTGGTGCTCAATGATGGGCGACATAGCGCCTATGGCGATGGCGTGCATTTAGGGCGTCATGATTATGGCCATGGCGGGTATCGTCATTTTTATCGCCATGTAAGGGGAGGGAGACGATATGGGCGGGGCATTCGTGACAGCCATCACAGGGCGATGCGTTTAGGGGTGAGCTGTTATGGGTCATATGGCAGGGCGTTGGCGGCGTCCATGCGGGGTGCTGAGAGTGTTGCCTTTGGCGCTTTTTTTGCGACAAGGAGCAAAGCCATGACGATGCGCGCTTCTCTCTCTGTTCTATATCGTTGGCGTAGGCGGACGCATCAGGTGGCGACCATTGCTATTGGTGGTATTGGCATACAGCATGTGCGGGTTTTACAGCAGGCGGGTGTCGATTACGTGGCCATGATTTCGGGTATTTGGGCGTATCCTCAGGGGGCTGTGGCCGCTGTAGAGAAATTTTCCCTTCTTACCCACTGATGCCTCACTGATGCCCCACTGATGTCTCACTGGGGGGGCTATGTGTTGTTGGTATGGGGTGTATCACACTATCACATGGCTCACAGCGGTGCGAGGGCGTGTTGAGATGTATGGAGGGTTGGGCGATGGCTTGTCAGCATAAGGAGGCGTTCGACTCCTAGCGCCATGCCACAGCATGGAGGGAGGGGGTGATGGTGCAGGGCTGTGATGAAATCTTGATGGATATGATGGTGGGGCGTTCCCATGGTGCGTAAGGCGTCGAGATTTTCATCGGCAGAGCGACACTCCACATAGCCATGGGCGAGCTCGATACCACAGACAAAGAGTTCGAACCGTTGGCAGAATCGCGGGTCATCATCGCACGGACGGGCGAGCATGCCGAGAGGGCGGGGGTAGCGTGTCAGCAAGATGGGTGTTGTGCTTTGATTGAGGTGGGGTTGGACGGTGGCGAGAAAGAGACGATGAAAGACATCGTCCCATGTATCATCGTGGGCGCAATGGATATTGAGTCGTAAGGCATGGTCTCTGATGGCGTTGAGGTCGCCATAGGGGGCTTGTGGCGTGAGGCATGTGGCGATATCGATATCGCTATGGCGGTGGAGACATTCTTGGATGGTCATGGCTTGTGCCTTTGTCTGTGCGCATGAGGTGCGGTTGGGATGGGAAAAACGTTGGTGGGGGGCGTAGTGGCGGGCGAGCTCCATGATATGGTGGCAATCGTTGATGAGGGTCGCACTGGATTGGCCTAGTCGGTACCATTCTAGGAGGGTAAATTCATGGCGATGGAGGGGTGAATGGTCGTCATTGCGGTAGACGTGAGCAATTTGAAAAATAGGATGGTCTATGTGCGGGAGCAGGTATTTCATGGCGAGTTCAGGAGAGGCGTGGAGGGTGCGCGTGTCGCTTGTGCCGTTTGGATGGCGTATGACAGTCGTCAAGGGCTTTATATGAGGCTCGAAGGGTGGATAATGTTGAAGATGTGGGGTATCTACGTGGTAGAAGCCTTGTTCCTCGAAATAAAGGCGTATGCCACGCAGAATATGATGGCGTAGGCGGATGGTATCTTTGAGAGTCTCCATAGTGTGAGCAGAATAGAGATGGCAGAGCATAAAAAGCAAGGGGAGGCATTGACGAGTCTCGATGCTCTGTATGATTCGGGTGTTTTGCGGCGGGACGAGGCGTGCCATAAGGATATGCATGCCCTCTCTCAACGTTATGCCTTAAGGCTGACGTCTGACGTGGCATCGAGAATCAAGGAGGGTGTCGCCGCCCTACGTCGCCAGTATGTTCCTGATATAGCGGAAAGACAAGAGCAAGAGGGAGAATCCTGTGACCCCATAGGGGATAAGGCACATAGCCCGGTCAAGGGTGTCATTCATCGTTATCCAGACAGAGTCCTCTTGATGCCCACGTCGGCATGTGCTGTTTATTGCCGTTTTTGTTTTAGGAAGGCGTGGGTTGGGGGAGGTGGCCAAGATGGTGGCATGACCATAGAGGACTTGCGTCGCGCCTACGCCTATATTGAGGGCGACAAGCGCATTTTCGAAGTCATTCTCAGTGGTGGCGACCCTCTTATGCTATCGGTGAGGCGTTTAGGCTCTCTTTTAAGGCGGGTGCACGCCATATCTCATGTGGGGATTATGCGTATTCATAGTCGTGTCTTATTGTCCGATATGGCGCGTCTATCGGATGACCATATGGCGCTTTTTGCGTCTCTGGACAAGCCTCTCTATATGGTTGTCCATTGCAATCATGCGCAAGAATTCACACAGACGCATCGAGCCGTATGCAAACGTCTCTTACGTGCTGGCGTTGTCCTCTTAGGGCAGAGTGTCTTATTGCGTGGTATCAATGACACGCCACAAGCCTTGACGGCATTATTTCGCGCCATGCTGTGTCATCACATCAAGCCCTATTACCTTCACCAATTGGATTATGCGCA from Alphaproteobacteria bacterium GM7ARS4 encodes the following:
- a CDS encoding thiamine phosphate synthase — its product is MRACRGRLGKGSCWRKMFLYVITPSHWCDKDYSSLSAMLTSRGGRSIACVQWRCKNGYDREREDIERVRALCMRHGVALVLNDGRHSAYGDGVHLGRHDYGHGGYRHFYRHVRGGRRYGRGIRDSHHRAMRLGVSCYGSYGRALAASMRGAESVAFGAFFATRSKAMTMRASLSVLYRWRRRTHQVATIAIGGIGIQHVRVLQQAGVDYVAMISGIWAYPQGAVAAVEKFSLLTH
- a CDS encoding KamA family radical SAM protein; its protein translation is MAEHKKQGEALTSLDALYDSGVLRRDEACHKDMHALSQRYALRLTSDVASRIKEGVAALRRQYVPDIAERQEQEGESCDPIGDKAHSPVKGVIHRYPDRVLLMPTSACAVYCRFCFRKAWVGGGGQDGGMTIEDLRRAYAYIEGDKRIFEVILSGGDPLMLSVRRLGSLLRRVHAISHVGIMRIHSRVLLSDMARLSDDHMALFASLDKPLYMVVHCNHAQEFTQTHRAVCKRLLRAGVVLLGQSVLLRGINDTPQALTALFRAMLCHHIKPYYLHQLDYAQGTGHFRVPLKKGLRLVSSLRGWISGLCQPHHMVEIAGGYGKVPLCEPCHRCAGLPSDDDMEDNVAPYRLRDYRGQWHDYRG